In Lasioglossum baleicum unplaced genomic scaffold, iyLasBale1 scaffold2241, whole genome shotgun sequence, a genomic segment contains:
- the LOC143221327 gene encoding ecdysone receptor-like, with translation RDELSQPGSLNGYGSGGGGGGGGGGGGGGGSDGCDARKKKGPTPRQQEELCLVCGDRASGYHYNALTCEGCKGFFRRSITKNAVYQCKYGNNCEIDMYMRRKCQECRLKKCLTVGMRPECVVPEYQCAVKRKEKKAQKIRISQEGDVLFQEKDKPNSTTMNGSPGSGIRSDQMGVKIEPAEAESLSTSGSSGILTPVSPYGYIKPISPEQEELIHRLVYFQNEYEQPSEEDLKRITNQPSEGEDISDYKFRHITEITILTVQLIVEFSKRLPGFDELMREDQIALLKACSSEVMMLRMARKYDVQTDSIIFANNQPYTRDSYNVAGMGETIEDLLHFCRQMYTMKVNNAEYALLTAIVIFSERPNLLEGWKVEKIQEIYLEALKAYVDNRRRPKSGMIFAKLLSVLTELRTLGNQNSEMCFSLKFKNKKLPVFLAEIWDVTP, from the exons GTAGGGACGAGCTGTCGCAGCCTGGCTCTTTGAACGGCTATGGAAGTGGCGGAGGCGGAGGtggaggaggcggaggaggtGGAGGCGGCGGCAGCGACGGCTGCGACGCCAGGAAGAAGAAAGGACCGACCCCGAGGCAGCAGGAGGAACTGTGCCTGGTCTGCGGGGACCGTGCCTCCGGCTACCACTACAACGCGTTGACCTGCGAGGGCTGCAAGGGCTTCTTCCGGCGCAGTATCACGAAGAACGCGGTGTACCAGTGTAAATACGGGAACAATTGCGAGATCGATATGTACATGCGGCGCAAGTGTCAGGAATGCAGGCTGAAGAAATGTTTGACCGTGGGCATGAGGCCCGAGTGCGTCGTGCCAGAGTACCAGTGCGCGGTGAAGCGCAAGGAGAAGAAAGCGCAGAAG ATCAGGATCAGTCAGGAAGGGGACGTTTTGTTCCAGGAGAAGGACAAGCCGAACAGTACAACGATGAACGGTTCTCCAGGCAGTGGGATACGCAGCGACCAAATGGGCGTGAAGATTGAACCAGCGGAAGCCGAGTCGTTGTCCACGTCTGGAAGCAGCGGCATTCTAACGCCGGTCAGCCCCTATGGTTACATTAAACCAATCAGCCCGGAGCAGGAGGAGCTGATACACAGGCTCGTGTATTTCCAGAACGAGTACGAGCAACCCAGTGAGgaggatctcaaaaggatcaCG AATCAGCCCTCAGAAGGAGAGGATATCAGTGACTACAAGTTCAGGCACATCACCGAGATTACGATCCTGACGGTGCAGTTGATCGTCGAGTTCTCGAAGAGGCTACCCGGCTTCGACGAGCTGATGCGAGAGGATCAGATCGCTCTGCTGAAAGCCTGTTCCAGCGAGGTGATGATGCTTCGAATGGCGAGGAAGTATGACGTGCAGACAGACAGCATAATATTCGCCAATAATCAGCCTTACACCAGGGACAGCTATAACGTAGCAGGCATGGGCGAGACGATTGAGGATTTGCTACACTTCTGCCGGCAGATGTACACCATGAAAGTGAACAATGCTGAGTACGCGTTGCTGACGGCCATTGTCATATTCTCAG AGAGGCCGAACCTGCTCGAAGGCTGGAAGGTCGAGAAGATTCAAGAGATCTACCTGGAGGCGTTAAAGGCGTACGTGGACAACCGGCGCAGGCCCAAGTCCGGCATGATCTTCGCGAAGCTGCTTTCTGTGTTGACCGAGCTGCGGACACTCGGCAACCAGAACAGCGAGATGTGCTTCAGTTTGAAGTTCAAGAACAAAAAGCTGCCAGTTTTCCTCGCCGAGATCTGGGACGTGACACCCTAG